The genome window TCAGATACTGTGGTACAAGTGGCACAGAGGTACAGCAGGTGTCATTTCTACATCACAGCTCCATAGTTCATAGTTTGATCCTGCGATCACATCACTGTCCGTGTGGACTTTCCTATgttctgtccaaaaaaaaaaaatgctagtaGGTGGATTGGTGGGGGCAGcatggtcgtgtagtggttagcactgtcgcctcacagcaagaaggtcctgggttcgagcccagtggccggcgagggcctttctgtgtggaatttgcatgttctccccgtgtctgtgtggatttcctctgggtgctccggtttcccccacagtccaaagacatgcaggttaggttaattcactctcaaaagagatgtgttaaaaacaacacatatttaacacatcagcgtgtttatataaggacaacacagtttgtgttaataaatgtgttgaactctataacacagtaactgtgttgaactatttaacacactagtgtgttaaaacaacacagtttgtgttttatttatttatttatttaaataaataaaacacaaactgtgttgaactatttaacacactagtgtgttaaatagttcaacacagttactgtgttatagagttcaacacatttattaacacaaactgtgttgtccttatataaacacgctgatgtgttaaatatgtgttgtttttaacacatctcttttgagagtgtTGGTGGTTCtattgtaaattgaccgtaggtgtgaatggttgtttgtctctgtgtcagccctgcgatgacctggcaacttatccagggtgtaccctgcctctcgcccatagtcagctgggataggctccagtttgcctgcaaccctgtagaacaggataagcagctacagataatggatggatggaggtggattggtgactctaaagtgtgtgtgtaaaacaagttgaaatgtcaagtaaGTTCTTGAGCTTCCATGAGCTGGTAGAAATGTTTCTGTATACCAGAATGAACACTGTTCTTTCTAAAGCTGTTCCATCCATTGGTGTTTTGATAATGATGGAGCACTGTCTCCTTGGCAATGGTAGCTCAGtgggttaaggctctgggttactgattggAAGGTTGATGATGCACCACCAAGCTGTCACTGCTGGGCCcttagcaaggcccttaaccctattGGCTCAACCTAACCACAAGGGAGTAGCTAGAAGAAGaaacgtcaagtttatttctatagtgcttttaacaacaggcattgtcgcaaagcggctttacagaaaattaaagactttaaacatgagctaattttatccctaatttatccccaatgagcaagcctgtggcaatggtggcaaggaaaaactccctcagacaacatgaggaagaaaccttgagaggaaccagactcaaaagggaacccatcctcatttgggtgataacagataacatgattataaataactcacttctataattatgtcctatagagtcacaaagtatagctgtggaaccaggaaaatcattatagttttaaaataaagtctgttttgctgaagttataaactgttcattgatggaaacttgagtgcaaaactgttcatgacaactgcagtcctaaagttagcaagtcaactgtagtcctcaggcataaatgtattactgtaagtgtccagagccatcttccaagtgcaacttttgactgtccatatggggccgtcctccacacaagcgatgtgatgagactccagctagacgtagggcatcagaaaAAAGTGCTGTCTACCATCCAAAATCTTTTGGTTTTCTCAAATGGTTTGAGATCTGGTGAATGTGATCTACATTATTTAGATACTCATTAACCCAGTGAGCTCTAATGCCCTGTGAAGGGGGTGGGATCATCCTGGAATagaccactcccatcaggatagaaatggCCCTTCACAGGAACCTGATCAGTCAGAAAGCTTAATTAATTTGCAGTGACCCTTTCCTATAAAAGGAGTACAAAACCATGCCAGTTTTCCTTTAGTTTGTCACCCGTCAAATAGCTATATAACCTATTACATGATTTtaactggggcggcacagtggtgtagtggttagcactgtcacctcacagcaagaaggttctgggttcgagcccagtggccaacaggagccttttgccaacaggagcctttcgtttcaagatggcggcgcgcgtAGTTGCAGCGGCTCACAGCTCTCCTTTTCAGtactctttttttgtttgtttttatgtttctttcttgcttgtttgtgcaccattgGTTCTGCGAACATCCGGTACACCCaccagacacttttagccatcggtgaccaacaccagatatctgtttcgagtGACTTTCACTTCACGCATAACATtccagatgacatagcgagactgccaggctctccgtggattgttgtcgggtctaggaggcggcgcagatggaggagggagaggaagcagaggcgGGGCCGCAGGTCTGGtattatgctaaggctaagaaaacaaccacacaagccacctctaccgagcctatatctctccaatgctagatccctggtgcataaaacggatgatctggaattacaactcgctggaaatcgctatgttctggactgctgtgttttaattatcaccgaaacctggcttcatccggaaatacccgatgctagcttgcagctagcaggccgcactctgctccgctgggacagGACTGGGGACTCCGGTAAGAGCCGAGGAGGGGgtctctgtatttacgtgcatgataattggtgtaacaacggaacaattatagataaacactgttccccagacctcgagtacatgtctgtaagatgctggcctttttttctactgagagagctaactgtggtgattgtcacagctgtgtatattccacccgacgcctgtgtaaacacagcgctctctctcctgctgaacaccgtaaacaaacagcagtgggcccaccctgacggtgttcacataatcgcaggagactttaataaggccaacttgaagactgtactgccgaagttttaccaacatgttaagtgttctactagaggggagaacactctggatcatgtttattctaacatcaagcatgcgtacagagccatatccctcccccacctcagccagtcagaccatctttccctcctgctctccccaggccACAACCCTAGTAACAGAGGATGTAAAGGGAACGTTAGAATTTGGTTCTCTAAAGGTTATGTTATAACCAAACCAAAAACTACCATTTAAAGAATGTTCCCTTTGGTTACAGCAAAAACCAAACAAAGACTAACGTTCCTTGAACTTTTAGGGAACCACTCATATGAAACGTTAGCCAGTAGTTGCACTGCTACCACCACACAACGTTATGCTTGGCTGTTTTTTGGTTGTTCTGAGAACCAGTGCTGACAGTTTTTGTTTCCTTGATATTTTACACTAGGCCAGCCTAGTGTGACATTATTCATTAATTTCTCCTGTTCATTTTTATGGTCGGGCTAAATTGGACCAAAGTGCAAATAGAGTAAAATACAAAAAGGTATGATATTTGTTTTAAATTCAGTGAAATGGAGACATACACAAAAGTAGGTCTAACTTACAAAGAATGCAAAGTGAATTATATTGCAAGTTGCATTCCAAATGGGGTTCCCCATTCATTGTGTGTGTATGGTAGGCAAGAGCCTAATTACCTGATAATGCAAGCCATTGGTAGGCTGCTATTAAGATTCCACATATTAAATGGCTGATTAGCTGGCCATtgcattttatcttttgcaaacttGTTTAAAGACAACATTATTGGTGCTGGATTTGGTGGACCCCTTGCAGTTGTGGCCTTAAAAAACAATATTTCAAATTATATCCCGCAGTacaacagttttttccccctaaTGATTTGGTATGTTCTCTCCTTTTTCTCTTGGCTATGAAAAACTGTGTGCATATCACTGTATTAGTGCAGCCTTCATTCACTGTTTCTCCATTCATTGTTTTTATAGCACATTAATTGAACCAAAGCTGAAATAGAAAGAGTAAAGTACGCTACAATAAAATAAGTATATATGTCGCAAGTTGTATTAAGTCAAGTAGactacaataaaaaataaaatgtagaTGTCTCAATAAGTATTCCAAACTGAGTTTTAAATTCACACAAAAAACTAGACCAAGAGCAATTAAGCTTAGCCTACTTGCTAATGACAGCCATTCAGAGGCACATGAAATGGCTGGGCTATTAAAGCCATTGTGTGTGCATTCTGGCTTTTGGAAACTGGTTCAACcagtttttgtttttgtaactGACAAAGCTGCTACAGCAACACTTTACAAATTCAATAGATTGCCATATAACTCATGAGTTAACGTACACAACGGCATATTATTGTAGCAGTGGACTGAAATTATTAATCTACAAAATATGCGGTATGCCtttaagactgtgtgtgtgatgtCACGTCCTGTAATAGCTATGGTTAGAGAGCTCATTGGAAATGAGAGGACAACTGGATGTTTACATTTTTGcagagtttttttttcccctgtacacTAAACAAAAAGTCTAATGGCACAGCAATTCAGCATGCATCtatttgaaaacgtttcaccttacGCCTACAGCAAGATCAACTGAAGGTATGTCGATAGTACAGCCATTTATTTAGCATGTTAGCTACCATGATACCATCCTTTATGGAAAGAATCATACTCTGCACTACAGTGAATTGTTATTACTAGAGTAACGCTGTAGTGCAGAACAGAATTACTACAGTGTTAGTGCAGTAAATGCTATAGTTTGGATAAAAATAAACAGCATACTGCAACGGCTCTGTACTTTAATGCAGAGGGCAATTTCGTGGAGAGGAAACACTGCCGTCCTGCCGCaagaaaaaaatgtattgtttttGCATAAGGGATATCTGCCTCTATATTTACTAGAATAAATGGTTGTTGCTGCAAACTTTATGCGGTAGGCTATGTGGGTAGAAAATAGAAATGTATTTTTAGAATGTGGTAGTTTTATATCATGAGAGGGTTCTATGGAAgtcatttgttaacattttactATCTAAACGTTTGTATCGCAACCACCGCCCTCAGTTTGAAATGAACATAGACTGCTGACTGGCCACCAGGTTGCCTGACGTGGTGGGGGTGTGGCTGTGAAGACATGGATAATTGGGTTGATCGCAATGAACAGAATCAATTGCTGCTATCTTCGGATGCAGAGAGCACCTTTTGCTTCAACAGCTTCTACTTTGACAACAAAGCTTTGGATTCTACTTGACTACACGACTGGGATTCACTCTTGAAAAGGTAAGATTCATTTTATTGTGGTTAAAGGCTACTTTATATACACTGTCTCAGGCTGGAGCTTCACTGGATGTGGTGCGCTACACTTAGTCAAGTTGAGTCAAAATACATGAAGTTGAAAAATAATGGGCTATTTTTAGAATGTTCTCTGTGCTGCCTTTTCTGGTGTAGCTAATTCCATTGATTATAGTTAAGACTTTAATATTATAGTAATAATACTATAATAGCTACTATAAAAGCTAATTCCATTGATTATAGTTAAGTCGTTGACTTAATGCATCCATTGTAGTCCCAGCCGCAGACACAAGTTGCCAACAAGTAATTGcagaatattatttatatatatatgtgtattgggtatatatatatatatatatatatatatatatatatatatatatatatatatatatatatatatatatatatacccaatacacatatatatataatattataatataataatattatattatatatatatatatatatataatattctgCAACAGACCATTCTTTTGTTACACATTTGTTTTGCTTTCCTGCTCGATTGAATGCAATGCTACTGTCATGTTTGTCTCACACATTCTTACCTCATCCCCAGTTTTAATCCTGTGTGTATTTTTGTCAAGTGCAAGTATGGTTGTAAACTGAAACACTGTGCTTAAATTTATGTTGTTGTTGTAATGTTGTATTTAAATTTTCCCCGCTTTTCATTGCAACAGGTACACATTGTTTGCATGGTATTGCTTTGCAGCCAATGAGTTTAAAGAGGTTGGCCAGACAGATCTACACAAAGGAATGGAAGAGGGCGCGGCGAGAGGTGTTGAATGTGCAAGCACTGGTGCGTGCCCAGCTGGATGCAGGAGATGCAGCAAACAGGGCAGAGGAGTCTGCGCGAGATGCAGCAAGCAGGGAAGAGGAGGCTGCGTGAGATGCAGCAAGGACAGGCCAGGCTCTGCAAGAAGCAGAGCAACAACATAATGGACCTCAACACATGCCAGAGATACAACCGGCGGAGATTGAAGAACAGCCTGAGTTCATGGCACAGCCAACAAGTTCGGTCAGCAGctcggagcaggacagcagcagtCCCTCAACCCATGTCAGTCCAGCACCCAGCCGTCGGACATTGGAAGAGTCGTACATTGAGGAACAAACATCATCCGACCCAGTTGAGGGTACATTTGCTTTGAATTTTATATTTACTATCTGATTACAAGGTCTTAACCAAGAAAGCAAACACTAACAATTTTCTTTTCAAGAACTTCAGGAATGACCCATggcgaagaggagggggcttcagGCATGGCTGCCATAATAAGGCGTAAGTACTTCATACACACTTGTTGATGTTTACACAGGAAAAGTGTATTGGGTATAAAACTAAAATGAATTTCATCTCAATTCTACCTGTAGTCCTGGAGGAACGAAAGAGGCTCCTATTGAGGACGACGGATGACACAAAAAGAAGTAAGtactatatacacacattttcacaTATGACAAGTATATTATGTTCAAAAACTAAAATGAATTCTATCACAAATGTACCTAGCCATGGAAGAGCACATGGGGCGAATGACTAGGAGAATGGAGGCTATGGAGAGGAGGATGGAGGGTATGGAGAGGAAGTCAGAGATATTGGGGGCTGCTGTGGTCTCGAACCCGCCTCAGCCTCCTCTGCAGGAAGATGTGCTGTTGGGCCTATACAGcacagtggaggagctggaggagcTAGACAGGAGTCTGGCTCAACCAGAAAGAaggaaccaaatggtaattaattggacataattatatatgaaataaattgtcatTGGTAATGTATTGATTTGGCTAATGAAAGTAGACCACATAAGCTCTCCAAATTCATTTTCATTGTATACTgatgtttttcttgtttttgtttgtttttttgtagaaacgtTTCCTTGAAAGCCTGGGAGGGGCGAATCCGGGGGCAGCCATTCGTCGCATTCTACGCCAGGTGGCTACCAACAATGTCCTGGTGCAGTACagcctgagggggaggagagcaAAAAAGCCTTTCCAGAACTTAACCCTTTGCAAAATTATAATGGGTAAGTgttcatacatttttcaaatcAGTGTTATGCCAAGTTTGACTGAGATTTAaatgtgtaacttttttttttttacttctatttGTAGAGGCCTGCATGCAGAACTTCCCTGGCAAGAAGGTAGCTGATATTGAGGAGTGCATTGGGCATGCACTGAAGTTTGCACCACACAGACAGTAAATTAAACTTACCGGTAAGTCTTTTATCAATCGCTGAATATTCAcaataattaaatgaaacgtTGGCACTAAGTTGGTGTTAAACGTtttgtttcttattctttttaGGTCAGCTGGTCCTCAAGATTGAAGACGTACACCAACTTCTATGCACACGTACCCGTTTTTGGCATTTCTaaaatttttcttattttttgcctttattgtattttattaagAAATAGTTTTCATAATTGTCTATAGTTGTCAGATGTTTTATAATGTCTAATAATGTTGCACTGTGTTGCTGATGTCCTTACCAATGTTGTATTCTTgatatttttttctattaaactttCTAGTCCTGCAACATTTTCCTGGTCATTCATCACTGCTTATATGTTCTGAAGTAAATAGTTGTCATGCAACCAAAACTTTTACAATGAATTACATGCTACAGAAATATGACAACATTATGGTGAGGGAAAGAACATTGGGGGAACACTGAGGGAACCAAACATGTAACCAACGAGGTTACTAGAATGTTGTAGGGGAACCTTGTGGGAACCAACACATAATAAACAAGGTTGGGGAGCACGTCTAGGGAACCAAACATGTAACCAACAAGGTTATGGGAACGATATGGAAACGTTGAGGGAACAAACAGGACATGAACAAGGATAAAGGGACGGTGTGAGAACGGTGAGGGAACCAAATGGGAACCACATGAGTAACGTTCTGGGaaccaaatgccgcttttccactacaaacgcggctgagttgggctgagccgtgccgtgctgagttgggctgagtcgagctgagcggggctgttggagttgcatttcgactacaaccgcgctgaaccatgctggctggaagtgggtggacacattgggtggagttagcgaaagtgggtggacgttacatgatgtcgttaagcagcacaaacagtgacatcagtgatcttttaagcggtagtctcacgacctgaatagtaaacaataaacatggaggacatggagtcgttagtgtttctggtcttggttctgtggcttgttgtcaccgacaacgccaacagatactggcaagagcgtatagatgaggcgaggcgcataaggcttcagaattctcataattcgtaattctccttcttccgggtttacggtgtttacagatcccagcgtgctcgcggggcatgtgtgggcatgtgaggacactcctcctcaccaatcagtgcacaggggagtgtctgctcacgcccccagcctcactcggcacggtttggctcgcttcagccccactccaaaacggtgcgagttttaggggctaagcagggctgaagcgagctgagtcgtgctgttttttggtagtcgaaacgtgagccgtgtcgggctgaagtgagctgaagtgagctgaagtgagctgaaaaagggtagtggaaaagggccataaattaaaCTTTCCTGCCAACCAAGTGACAACCTAAACAGAACCAAAAATGACTTTCAGGGAACGTAGCCGGAACCAAACTGGAACCAAAGGCTCGTGTTCCAGGAACGTTCTGGGAACCAAAAATTGTTAGTAGGGaaccccctcagacgcagagccaggcccaccacaaggactatcacaacctggcctgacaacacactctccaaactacaggactgctttaaatggacagattgggacttattctaacaccaggagctggagacattcacaggaacggtactggactttatcaagttctgtatcagaaatgtgacggtggataaaaacatccgggctttcccaaaccagaaaccctggatgaccagccaggtccgctcactcctcagggctcgcgacgcTGCCTCCAGGTCAgttgacagagctctgtacagtgcCACTCGAGCTGATctaaaaagagaaattaaaaagccaaggtggaccataggctgcgtatagagtcccacctgtccagcaacaacatacgggaggtgtggcggggcatacaagacatcacgaacttcagagactgtgatgcgtcaacaggagactggagtgcgccgctggcagaggagccaaattgcttctttgctcgctttgaaacatctcagcagcactcatctgctccagccctgcccccaccaccacacagttcatacatcaccccattcactgtacaggagcacgatgtcagacgggtgctcctggcagtgaaccccaagaaagctgctggcccagatggagtacctggtaaggtgctcagagcgtgtgcccaccagctcgtccctaccttcaccaggatctttaacctctccctggctcaggcagtcatcccgccctgcctaaaatcagccacaataatcccagtgccgaagaagtctcccgtcaccagcctgaatgattaccgtcctgtggccctcactctggtatcgtaatcatgaagtgcttcgagagactagttcttcagcacatcaaggattacctccccccagacttcgacccctaccagttcgcatatcgcacaaacagatccacagaggacgccatcgccgtagctctccactctgtactgaaccacctggagcagcagcagagctacgtccgcatactctttgtggattacagttctgctttcaacacaataatcccggacatccttatcagtaaactggacactctcagcctcccccctcttacatgtgcctggataaaggactttcttaccaactggccccagactgtgagacttggcccccacttctcctccacccacacgttgagcaccggctctccacagggctgtgtcctgagccccctcctgtactgcctctacatccacgactgtagtccgacccacaacaaccttatcgtcaaatttgctgacgacaccacagtggtcggactcatcacaaagggagacgaggcagcctacagagaggaggtcctgaagttggcagcctggtgttcagaaaataacctcgctctgaacaccaagaaaaccaaagagctcattgttgacttcaggaagcacagcaccgacctagcccccctctacatcaacaacgagtatgtggagagggtccacaccttccggtttct of Neoarius graeffei isolate fNeoGra1 chromosome 22, fNeoGra1.pri, whole genome shotgun sequence contains these proteins:
- the LOC132870429 gene encoding uncharacterized protein LOC132870429 isoform X1, translated to MPEIQPAEIEEQPEFMAQPTSSVSSSEQDSSSPSTHVSPAPSRRTLEESYIEEQTSSDPVEGMTHGEEEGASGMAAIIRLLEERKRLLLRTTDDTKRTMEEHMGRMTRRMEAMERRMEGMERKSEILGAAVVSNPPQPPLQEDVLLGLYSTVEELEELDRSLAQPERRNQMKRFLESLGGANPGAAIRRILRQVATNNVLVQYSLRGRRAKKPFQNLTLCKIIMEACMQNFPGKKVADIEECIGHALKFAPHRQ
- the LOC132870429 gene encoding uncharacterized protein LOC132870429 isoform X2 is translated as MTHGEEEGASGMAAIIRLLEERKRLLLRTTDDTKRTMEEHMGRMTRRMEAMERRMEGMERKSEILGAAVVSNPPQPPLQEDVLLGLYSTVEELEELDRSLAQPERRNQMKRFLESLGGANPGAAIRRILRQVATNNVLVQYSLRGRRAKKPFQNLTLCKIIMEACMQNFPGKKVADIEECIGHALKFAPHRQ